The Aspergillus flavus chromosome 2, complete sequence region TTGCATTCCTTTGATGGTCAACGAGCCACCAAAGGCCTGTAAACTGGGGTCCGCTCCGAAACCCTCCCAATTGCGGCCTCCCCGTGGCTTCCGCCCAATAGGGCCCACGGACGGCCCTAAAAGAACGTTGATACCCTTTCCACGCGCCTCTTCGCCCAGGCCGACTCCGCGCTCGTACATCAGGTCCTTGTCAAATGTGGCCCCAACCGTGATGCCGGCCGGGAATGCCGTATTATGATCCGAATTGCGGACTCCGAGGGGAGAATCATGAAGGCACAGATTGGGGATCCCAAACCGGGGAACACTGCCAGTCTGACCGGCACAAGGTCCCATATAGATACCCGTGCCACTTGTGAGATTCACCTTCTCGGCCAACGTCATGTTACTTACGACACGGTGTGCCTTCTCGTAGGCACTGGCCCATTCGGATATCCATCCTCCGTTCGGAGCCGGGTAATACGGAGGGGAGTAAGCTTCTGTAGAGGCTCTTGATGTCAGAGTCTTCGCCTCGGGGTGGGACAGAGCCCCCGGGACCAAGTAAGACAAAAGAGCCAAATAGGCCGGGAAGGCAGCCATGGTAGAGTACTAGAGGCTAAGAAAAGCCGACTATCAATAAGGCGGCATTAAGCTAGGGGGCCGTATCTTTATAGGAATACGTCAGAAGTCCGCAGAGCAGGCCGATCGGTCATGGGATCGTGATTTAAGGCTGCAGGTATCATCCACCATGGGCAGTGCGCTGCACACTGGTCACAATACAGGCTAAGCCAAGGTAGAAATAATGCCGGAATGCGGCGCGCAGCCCGCGCGCTCGCGTGCCAAGGGCATCTATTGGCTTCCCCATGTTAATCCTTGCCAGGCACCGAAGAACTATCGAGTAGAATGACAACATGATCAGAGCCAGTGGTGGTCAGGGCTAGTCCAATCCGGCAACGGATCCGAGAACACTGCAGAAACGGCACCTGTGGTAGTGAAGACACCGTGGGCTGTCTGGTTTAGCTCCCCGTCCTTTTGCCCATTCGGTAAGGATATGCACCGTAACAGGGAGTGATCTTCGCTGCCAATTGTACAGCTCAAGTCAGACTTGTACATACCCCGCATATTAGGACAGTGTAAGACTGGTCAGACGACAGCAAACGGCTAGTCAGCGTGGTAAGACTTCATAACTTGCATGAATAAAACGGAGGGGGATGATCGATTCGGTTAAATGTTAGCTTGCGAGTTCAAACAAGTTAGGGCAGCCCCTTAACAGCAAGATTTCCTGTCGATCACCTGATAAGGATCCTTTGATCGTCAGGGGGGAGTGACGTTCCctgttctcttttctcttcgagAGATCATTTCCATGTTTTTGAACATGTCCATTCGCTTCTCTCTACCTCATTCTGAGAAATTTCATGTGACCAGTCAGAGTGTGACCTTCCAGAACCCTATACAGCCAACGGTATAGCACTGACCACAAGGTTGTATTCCATGTCAACGCTCAAGAGGGAATCTGGGAAATTAAAGCAACATTAGTTCCCGATCGACAAgtctaaaaataattagacTGCAAGTAATGTCTCGGTATCTAATCCTAAAAAGGCATCTATAGTCCGACAACAATGTTTGTCGACGGGAAactggaaaaggagacatcCAACCGCTCCGAATTCGCTGGGGAATCGATTCCACCTATCAGCGGCATTTGTTCTCCTGGTGGTACCTTGGTCAATTTTCTCCTATAGGCTAATGTTATGATTATtgcatacggagtatttcGAGCCAAGCTGGGTAGCGTTGACGTTCGGCCGTCTTGGCCACTTAATATAAATCGTGCCATGAGCGGGTTGAAATAGTTTTCGAAGCCATCCAGGGCTGCACGAATTAAAAACACTGCATTGGTTGTCACCGGCCAACTAGCTTAATAGGAGATGCGAACCGGCTTTTCAACATAAACGTGAGACATCACAAGCCGGTAACTCCAGTATTGATTGATCGCGAAGATCCATACCATCCCAAAGTCCTTATGACAGGCATTTCGTCTTAGACCAAATCCCAACCCTCTCCAGTACCAACGATTCACCAGAAGTTTTCCTCTCGTACCATGATCCTGCCTGGACGACCCACAGATAGAAAGAATCTCAAGTCGTGGGCTGGCTGTATGCCGGTCAGAAGTGAGCGTTTCTGAGCACTAGACCTGTTACCTCTTTGTTCACTTTCTCCACTATATCCTTCGCCTTCGGCATCAGGTGACACTTGGATAACTTTCCGCAGATTGAATGAACCAGCTCATGGCAACGGGGCTCGGGCAATGTGGCCAATGTTTGCAGCAAGAAATCTACACTAAACCCTCGGAAAGGAGGCAATGGCAGTGGGTAGAGCTCATGAATCTTCAGCTGGCGGACAAGAGCCCCGAGTACCATGGTGTCGCAGTCTTTGCAGCAGTAAAGATTGGTGTCGGGCATTAGCTCCCAGTTGATTCGCCTGGAAAGACGGTCGACTATATCATCCACGGTGCTCTGCCGGGAATACTCAATTTCCTCTGTTTCAGAAAGGTCATTAGCATCTATCGGTCACGCCAAATAAACAATAGGCAAGAGAGTATATTATAGGCAGCTCACCGATTAACGCAAGCGGGATTGGAACGTCCATGGCGGAGATTGGCCCGGTGCATCTTCGGATGGCAGTACGAGTAGTCTTTTGGAACAGACTCTCAAGTCGGAAGATCCAAGCGATACCGATCCACTTAACCAAGTCCTCTGAATACACTACAGGAATCTCCCCCTTGAGTTTCTCGGCCCACACTTCGGCAAATGCTTCCATTGCTTCTACACATTCATAGTGCTCCACAAGCACCGCAATCATGAACAACTTCTTGAAGGTAATTGAACGCGGTACTTTCCTAGTTTGACCATGAATGATGTCCAGCATTATGAGCAAGGCATCGACATCTTCAACACATGCCGGGACAACGTCTTTTTCGACTGGCCTGTGATCGTCGGTCTCTGGGACTAGCCTCTGGCGAAAGTATGAAGATGCAAGAGTCAAATGTTTCGAGGAGACACGAATCTTGAGCATCACCGTTTTGGCAATGGCGACAGGCTGACCACTGTTACCTGCAGAGGAAGCGTTGTCTAGCGGGAGCTGAGACTGGGACTGGGACTGAGTTGGGCTCAGAACCGGCTCGTCGATTGTCTGCACGTCTGGAGTAGGTCCTAGAGGAAAATCTGCTAGTGCTGAGGATTCTAGCATACAACACAACAAGATTAGTGTATCTGCAAACAAAGCTTAGTGGGCCGGAGATGATTACCTTTTTGAACCAAATCCAGATGGAGATTTCCCGAGCACTCCTCCACGATCAGGAGCATATCTCCCTCAGGATCTATGATGTAGTCCATGGCCGTGGCTGACGGAGCAGATGGTGAGGACAAATGATTCATGGGagtatgtgtatgtgttAAAGGATACTTGCGTGTGACAGGCAGCGACGACATAATCAGCCTCTTTGTATCAAATTGTGCGCAAGATTTCTCGGCGACATGGCTCACACTCAGTGAATATTTGTTTGTCTCGTCGCCAATCCCTGATGTGATGGAAAATGAAAGTGATAACACGGCGCTATGACGaataaagaagaacagaataGGAGCAGTCATGAAGAATGCATCATGGGCACAGGCTTTATTTCATAAGTTCATAATCAACTATAAACATCTATCGCAATGGAAACATGTGTATGTTGGTATGTTCAGGCACCTTCTCTAATAGCAAATGAATTAGTTGAAGTATCCAGGGAAAAGCCAGTTCATCCTCTCTCTAGCTTCAGGGCTCCAGTTAGGCTGGGCGGTGCTGAGACCGAACTTGACAGAGCCTTCCACATGCTTAGCTTGGACAAGTTCCGAGTTCTTGTCAGAGGCGAGCTCATCGAGGACGGCAGTCACGAAGTGCTTAGCGTTCTCAGCATTGGCCTTCATATTTCCCATGACCATTTCCACAGTGACATCTGCGGTAGCCTCATGCCAGCAGTCATAGTCAGTGGACATGCAAATCATCTGGTAGGCAATCTCGGCCTCACGAGCCAGCTTCGCCTCAGGAAGACAAGACATGTTGATGACGCTGCCACCCCAGGAGCGGTAGAGCTTACTCTCGGCGCGAGTGGAGAATTGAGGTCCCTCTGGGAAGGAAGTCAGCAACCGATTATATTGATACCTGTTAGAACGATCAGATTGGGCGAATAGCATACCCATGCACACCAATGTGCCGCGGTCATGCAGCACAACACCCTCGCCTTCGAGGCTGTGGCCGCAAGCCCTCACAACCTTGGCAACACCCTCATCGAACGGGTCTCCGAAAGGAACGTGAGCAACCACACCTCCCTCGAAGAATGTGAAAGGCCGGATGCCCTTGGTACGGTCAATGACCTGGTCTGGGATCACGAAGTCGCGGGGCTTGATCTCCTCTTGCAAGCTGCCGACGGCCG contains the following coding sequences:
- a CDS encoding putative 5'-methylthioadenosine phosphorylase (putative S-methyl-5'); translation: MPSFPLLRRSLATLITKPLRRIESAKQLAERMASLPNTYADPVRIAVIGGTGLRELPGFTQVASLNISTPWGTPSSPITILHHQCSHNKQTVAVAFLSRHGLHHQIAPHEVPARANIAALRSIGVRTIIAFSAVGSLQEEIKPRDFVIPDQVIDRTKGIRPFTFFEGGVVAHVPFGDPFDEGVAKVVRACGHSLEGEGVVLHDRGTLVCMGMLFAQSDRSNRYQYNRLLTSFPEGPQFSTRAESKLYRSWGGSVINMSCLPEAKLAREAEIAYQMICMSTDYDCWHEATADVTVEMVMGNMKANAENAKHFVTAVLDELASDKNSELVQAKHVEGSVKFGLSTAQPNWSPEARERMNWLFPGYFN